A segment of the Diachasmimorpha longicaudata isolate KC_UGA_2023 chromosome 5, iyDiaLong2, whole genome shotgun sequence genome:
gcaattcttaaaaaaaaacacaattcGTTGACAAATAGCTGCAAACATCTatcataaacaaaaaatagagGAGACAatagtttttcttcttttacaTACGACGTTTTTCGGgttaattttccattctttCTCTTTTTACGGACAATTTACTACTTCAAGGGACAAGTTTATCCTCTTccttattttgtttttctgcaatagaaatgatttatcatttttttttcgatgcaAAGACGACCAATTTAATTACAGATTAAgataaatgaaatttgaaacatGATAAGACAATTGGAAGGCATAGAAGGCACGCGGTACCTCTTATTtggatacatttttttattagcgTTATTATTGACAAGCTGTCCCTTCGTTGATGCTAGCCAAAGGGCTCTTTTCCTCTTAAAACTCTTTACTGTCATTCACACAAGTATACAATTCAATTctttaagaaaattttttaaggtATATTTATTTACAGTAACAAGCTTCTTCAGATATTTAACCTGCAGCAATCCATCTTcggtctttcatttttttttgttaaagtaCCTGCGAATCCTGGCTCTATCAAACATTTCATCTATCAAACTTCCAAGTAAATACTTATAAACTTTATAAAAGTGAGGGTATAGCCCACATCTGCTGTTTCTGTATCGAAActgtataatttaatttaatttattttaatttatatatatttatatatatatataaattaaaataaatatatatatatatattccatTTAGATTTTGATTCGTCAAAATTTAACACTGAACGTCACAAATTCAATGAGGTTTTTCACAAAATCATTGGCGCTCATGTGTCATTAGTTTATCATAAAGTTTTCACGCTTTTTATTTCGTCAATATGCAAATTTCAGTGGGGTTGCGTCcgtttcattatttcattgcTTCAAAAATCAACCAGTCCTCAtacaaatacaattttttttatgacgacGTATTCATCCTTCCCACTTTTCACTCCATTATTTTATCTTATTGTTTGGCTTACTATTTTCCATTCTAGTGATAACTGTTGCCGGTATTATGACGATGACAATTACCTTCTCGAAGAAAGTAGAGTCATCCCTCTAATCTGTAGctggaaacaatttttttcgtttttagtttattttttccgTCAGAGCTCGATACAGTTTAATCAAAAGATCATCACTTTCCCATCGTTGGACTTTATTCTCTCAGGTTGTATTTAAAACGCACTTGTAGAATTTTTCACTGGCCGGCTGCTACGTTAGAAGTTTGAAGAACATGAGAGCCAGCGATATGTTGATGAATAAAACCAACATTACCAATTGTTGTCGGGAAAACCAGTCCTGGAATCATTTATAAAcacaaaaattcaatcaacaaCATGCTTTTTTTTGGAAAGGCTTTATCAGTTTTTCTCAGCAATATGAATTATTGTAAAAACTTGTagtcaataaaatattgaattaaatgCCAAACCGCTTGTTTGAGGCATAAGTTAATCGTGACTAGAGGAAAATAAAGGATTTGTTTGTCAGCATAACTCACTTTGACCTGCGGACTGACTAAATAAAGCAGGGGATTAGCCCTGAGTCTCTCGCTTTCGTCGATTTGTCGTCGTATTTCTTCTCGCCTCATACTGCTAAGAACACTGACCTCTTCCCTGGATAACGGAGAAGTTGCAGTCAATTGAATTGGTCCGGCAACATCCGGTAGAGATTTCTTCCTCTGCAGGGGCATCGAATTCACTGGTATTGCCTAAACAGTTCAATCGTGATTCcatattttcttcttcaatctagatgttattttttacacaataggaaaatttttatttcaatgtttttgaaacaaaatggaaaaagTTTGAGCTTCTATTGAACTTTGTGAGTTTTTAGAAAACGattctttttaaaaattcaacagttcaattatttttccagtgTTTTTGTTTTGCTTAAGAATTCTTAATAGAAGTTCAATAAGTACTCAAAAAACATTCCATCGAATAGattgtcattaaattttttaggaTTTCTTTGCTGTGCGTGAATTGTCGTATGTTAACTCAATGAGTATTTTTATGTATGATGGGAAGAAATTCGCCATTGGAATTCCATTGCCACAGATCGGCATGGGGTATTAGTTTTTGAAGGCAAGCCAAAACTGAGTCCGACGCCTGCATTAATGcgacaattttattcaattacatTCTCGTATACCTCAACGGGAGGTGCTACAATCCACGACTCGGAGGCTCTCCTGGCCATAAGAGCCGGACTGCAGAGGAGCGCCTCCTCTTCTTCGTCCGGTTCAGACCAAAACATTTTCGACGTTATGCGTAATGATCACTCTTTCAACCTTGAAAAATTTCGCCAAAATGCATCTCACTCGATCAATATCTCCCCATCTTTCGTTCcgaatcaataattttataggAATAGCGCATGAAAGTAGAGATCAATagtatttcataaatattttcaaagtgaACATTTGAAAACCGTAATGCACAGTAGAACAGCCCTCCCTGTGAGGCTACCAGGCGACAGACTGATCAGAGTGGTCCCTCAGCATTACCGAAATAGCATCACGCGACGAAGTTTGCTCGTATCCTCGACTCTCCCACCGAGCTGGGATACATTCATTAACCGTTAAAATAGTTCAATCTCAATTATATACAGTTACGTTATTGTTCACGCAATATAAAGAGGCAttgaaaacattgaaatttcgGGAAACTTTGCGTTATGCATTTGCAAGCATAAATTATAGTGAAATGAGTGGGAAACATGATTTTATCATTATGTTGACTTTGTAATGATTCTATGTAGAAGGTTCAGGGTCATCCGAAGGAGATAAACCATTCTATCGAATGTTTAAAAACATGAGTGCGGTTTGCCCAGTATTTCAGTTTCAGTTGCGTTCTGctttattcaccaaaaaatacctaattttcattgaatatttttctccatgtATGATAAATTTCATCATCCTTGACAAAATCATAAATGTGAATAAGAACGAAGTAACAGAATGAATTGAATAAAGATAATCATCTCAATGCATCATCTATTATCTAGTGTTAAAATTAGAAGGGTTAAAAATATCTCTTCCTTAAAGAAGAGCAGAGCAGCCAGTTTCACCTTTCGATACCTCCAAAAAATTTATGCGGTATTGTGACACTCAAAATTTCGATGTTTTGAGTCATTTTCTTCAGGGTTTGGGCTACTTATGTAATTGGCCAGATCATCCATGTAAATTAGGAAATTCAAGAGtggtaaatatttgaaatataaACAATAGATTACCACGTGCGGTTTGTAGCCATTTATCAAATTAAACGAAACAGTGATGAACAAAGTTGAAACATTGAACAGAAAAGcttgttgaattttcattcaactttactTTACTTTACTTAATGTGGGGTGAAATCTGttttaaactgaaaaaattcgaCAGAATAATGTAAAAAACAATCTCCCTCCTTTCGGTTTTTTTTCGTACCATAAGTATCTCAATGGCATCTATAAATAGTCATCGGGTGATTTCCCGAGGTTCTCTCCATAGGAATTATGCGAACATACTTTATTATATCTTTATAGAATTACAGAAATTCAACTCACAAGTTGATATCACACTCGTTTACATATATTAACATTATTTGCTGTTTCATTTTCGAAGTAAAGCGAGGTTTCGGTGGCTTTCATactaaaaacattaaaataaaGCTTGAGAGTTGTGCGAGAATAGATTGACTGGTGACCGCCACGTCGCATATTTTTCGTCAagaacattaattaatattttcagaaCTTTAGAAGTTAAAAGCTCATTCGGAATATACCTCACATTATCGTTACTTCCATAacttatatttataaatttttctgttAATATAATTCTTGGCACTTTGTTCAATCTCCTATAACAAGGCAAAGTCGCTGTAttcttcagtattttttttttagatttttggtATTTGCACAAAGAGAAAAGTTCAGGACTatgaaaatttcgatttttcaatggctctggaaaattaaaaaatcagtatTTTTCTTAATAACGAGCAAAATAATGACATTGATTCACTATCTATTCTGGCATTTTAATCGAATagcaaaatataataattgaaaatgaaaaacttttCCAGATGGTAATTGTGGATttcttttgcattttttcttggaataatgagaaatgaaatataatagaatttattaattgttcaTTTGTTCCTCAATATCATGCCTCGTGTCATTGGAATCAAGTTAatgtataataaataatcgagGTCCAACCATTGTGGACGATTGCGCCTCTCTTGGAGAACATATTTTAGTAGCTCATACATCTATATGGAAAGAAGTACTTTACTAAATGACAATATCacatagaaaattatttatatcacATGAAACGGATTGAGGGGAAATGATGGTGTGGAATCTTATTAAAACGCCGTATTAAAGTATAAGTAGTTTTAAAATTCTCATAAAATTCACCGttcgaaaatgaaaaagaaaatcgatGTTTTACATGACATGTAAAtataaaacaaattaataaatttcataataTGCTTTACGGATTTCTTtggttttttttcaccctAGCATacatgacaaaaaaatatatttaaaaaaataaataacccaTTGAAGTAAGCATGGCGAAGTTGACTAATatagttaaaaaataattggtaatttcccgtgaaaaataaaaaaactagtAGATATGCGTTTGTTAATCGCTGgatagaatttcaatttgcaaaaaaaagcaTTACCGAATGATTTGTAAAATGTGCACTATAATTAATCACGGGGTACGACAAGCTATTATATCGtgagaattgaaataattatcgatatcatgcattagaaaaataattcatccgAATAAAGTCGTGTAAAGGACGTCGTGTGGTGGTGTGGAATATCGGAtgatttttcaagaaattcaCTCAGAGGGATAAACAGGAGAAATGAAATATGTATAACATAGAgtaaatagatttttcatagAATGCCAAATATCAATCAGGAGAGCAAAaagattggaaaatttattttaaaaaaaggtCCCCGCCTCCACACCGCCTCACAACGGTCTTACCTTCGTTTTGTCACGCACTATTGGttcttttttgttaaaattattaattgccAGGGAGTGCATAATTAATCCCAGTTATATAATTTCTCAATATATTATTACTCACTTACAATAATTGAAGTACTAATTAATCACGCATaggaaaatttaatagaattttattgaagttcaacttcaattttccttcgaaTTTCTGTGACGGATATTTCGGACGAAATCACACTGTTAGAAATTccttaaaatttcaataacaatgacatctgaattttcaatggtatGGACTTTAATTCACTTCCAATTCAAACTATGCACAAAATTTCTCATTcacctggaaaattaaaaaaaaaaagtgtaacCATTGATTTTTCAGAGAAACGTGGAATTTTCAGACTCATTATCAAAGTTGAATGACATtcaattcaatgtttaacacattgaaaattcagagaaGTTATTGCCATATCATAATtagtaaagaaaaaataacaataattgaaatacatcaagtacaaaaaaatatatctatcATTTCACAGAAACTTGTGTCATACAACAATCGGACGGCTCTCTGTCATATttcgtattattttttcataaaatttctgttGTACTCATTCGTTTAGAAAAATACAGATGCAACTTCTGTTTCCGCCAATATCGATAACATCTCAAAGTGGAGGGGAGGGGCGGATTAAACGTTCACAACTTTTACCAGGTACATTAAGCATTAATTTGATAACAAATAAAATCCTTCACATTTTTCAACGTCAATTCACACGCAGTTCAgttgaaatttgaatattaaagaaaagtcttgatgaatttaattcaGGATTATTGAATTGTTAGATAACTTTTTAGTGTACTTATACTCATAAAGTAGCGCGGCCCTGTGTTGTTGCGGCGAAGGCGGGGACCGTCCTGCTCGTGTCCTGAGATCGCATGCACAGAACACAgcacaaaaaaagaaaacaccACACAGTTacagacagatagaggcaAATTTTTTGGACTTGAGGATTAGACGGATTGTTTCGAACGCTATCTCAAttgctttgtcaattttattaaacatCCAACTGCCGCTTTATGCAGAAGCTATAAATAAtaactgtaaaaaaatatatatacatgtAAACAAGAGAGGTAATGTTCGAAAATGAATGCACTTAGTCGTAAAGTTAATACGATATGGAATCATTATCATacatttcaatatttaataattatgggCTTGCTAGGAAGGGTGTGAggttaatgaaattatttgttaCTTCTATCGGTTGATATTAAAGAATAACTCACCCTCATGCCACCCCCACCGCCGGCTCCTCCGCTCCCGCTGCCACTAGAAATCCCTAATGTGCGTGCCGGTGTGACATACAGGCTCTCGGTGCGTTTTGGTTGTGAACCGCTTGGAATTACCTCTTGCCCAAGTCCACGACTCTTGAATGCAATATCAAATTGACTTGATGTTGGTGGAGTGTATATGGGGGTTACTGCACCGCTACCAAATACCGAACCATTCAATGGAGTTGCTGATCGCATTAAACTACCACCTCTGACCGTtctgaaaatcaataaattagtTGTGCTGTCATATGAAGGAGGTccattagaaaaattaaatgttcCAAGCCAAAACAACAATCGTTTTAGCAAGTTACCgaaacttttcattttttttatcgactaATAATGTTAAACGCTAGAATATAAACAAGACAATAATTTATccgcattaaatttttttcttttctttttaatgaTGAAAGCAATTCGACTTAGTATAAGGTGTAAGGCAAATGCAATTTTACCTGTCCACGCCATCCTGCGATGTAATGCTTTTATCCACTGAGGGTTGCCTAGACCCAATTAATCGAGTTGGGACGCGATATCGATCAACAGAACTGTCCCGACTGGGTGGTCTCTTATAGTGGTCCAATCTGTATAATatcaaataatgaatttcatcaaaattctgcataaagtttttaattctatcagtgttttcttttttatttttatgcacTGTTTATTACTATTTGCAGCTTATAAtactttttactttttttatgtcaataattcatcgaagAGTGTGGGGAATAGGCTAACTATTTTCATACTTCAAGTACAATTCTTCCTCTTTATGGTGAATGCATTTTCCGTTACAGTGAATATTGGAAAAAGAGGAAGTGTGCCCATTTTGAAAATAGCTGGTTTTTTCAAAGACATTTTCTGATTTCTTCATCCACTCATCCACCGCAAATAATTCAGTAATCTACCTATCATTGAGAGTCTGCCCTATCCCAGTAACTGGTCTGTCCTGTTGAGTCAAAATTCTGCTATTCCTTCGTATACTTGCCCCTAAGGGAGCTCTTTGTTCCTCCACACTCGTTTGATCGCTTTGGAACTGCATTTGCTGCTGTAATTGCTGCTGCATCTGCTGAGGCATTTGCTGTTGATTAATCGCTGACTGGCCATACATTTGAAGATTGTAGGAATTTTGGGGAGGCCCGTATTGGTTAACCATTGGCGAAACCTATAAATCATTGCTATATCTTTAATCATCCGCCTAAACATACTTGAAAAGTAGgtaaaaaatgttatcaatTGTGTTACAAGTCAAATAAGTTAAATCGTATAGTCTGATCAGGGAAATGCATGTTCCTTACACCATAGAAATTTGATGTGAATTGATTGCTTGTAGATTCAATCATTGTCTCGTACCTCGTTGGAGACTGTACGGGAATCTATAAGTTGAAAGCAAGAGTTGGCCATTATTttgttgtgtttttttttcgtatcaatttttaagaataaaatgagtcattttttaccatcaataaataaaattcaacattcTAACGTCTTTGGAAAGTAGTTTTACAAGTTTTAAAATGTGTTCCTACATCAGCCTTGCCCAATTAAAATTAGAGGAAAAAATGGCAACTTTAATAACTCGAAATGGCATTACCAATGTACACTAAAATTCAAGTCAACTCATTGAGAATAAGCTCAAACGGAGACTTTCAAAAAGGCCAGCCTaagattgaaataattttcccctgAGGCCCATGCCAATTTgctttttaatttatgaaaatcgaaaaacaATTGAGACGACGGTAGAAAGATAATTTAtagataatatatatatatatatatatatatatagtacCTGAGTATTAGGGTAATGCGGTGGATATTGATGGGAGAAATTGTGGACGCCTCCTTGACTATTGCCATTATTATCATAGCCTTGTCCAAATTGTCCACCACCACTGTCAACACTAGCAGCACTAGTACCACAATCACCACTAACACCACCACTATAGTCATACTGATTCGGTAAACTATTCATAAGATGATTCGGAGGTTGATTATTAAAAGCACTCGGCAATACAGAATTAGCAGTAATTTGCGTCTGACCAATGAGCCCGGAATTATTGATTTGATTCTGCCCCGGTTTCATACTTGCACGCCTTATAGACTGATTGACACTCTGGCTAATGGATTGAGCCGTTGGTGGAGGATTAACATCGATACCTGCTGATTTCACAGGCGTTGTTTGATCAACATTTGTAGAGGGAGGATTATTTCCTTTGGACAATATACTTTTGCTGGGCATTGCGTCTTGGGGCGGTGGAGCATATTTAGGTATTTCTCTGTTCTTGAGCCTTTCAAGGCCTGGTTGACGGAAATCGGGGGCAAATTGCTTGGCTGTTTGTTGCGCTAGATCAGAATCTTGCCTCGCTTGATCAGCAGCGATGTCCGCTAGTTCTGCCTTGCCCCGAGCCGTTGCTGTCCTGGATATCGCAATATCAGCTTTTTGAAGGGCCATCTTGCTTGATCGCTGAGCGGCGTTAACTGCTGCCTCTATCCTCTCGCGAAATTTTGCGGATCGCATCAGGAACAATTGCTTCTTCTTCTGGGATGTTATCAGGAcattgtttttatattttccctCTTCTTTGCTGCCATCGCGAAACGTCGTAACACCATAACCGTACTTACGATTATTGAACCATTCACCCTCGTAACGGAGACCGTCGCTCCTCTCGGATATACCAAAACCGGTACGTTTATCGTTTTTCCATTCCCCAAGATAGGTTTCCGTTACAGAGGCATCCATTTGCTCGTCCTTAAAGCAGgaagaaaatattgaagagcaataatgtaaaaaaaaatttattgatatatttttcaatatttcatcaaattgaattttattgaattgaggTGTAGATGTACCTCAATCACGAACGATGCATTACTGTCAGTGTGAACTGAAGCTGAAGCCTGGCTTTGAGAGCTCTCTGTTGACATCCACGATGCTGAGCTGGCATTGCTCCTGATGCTGCCACCAGTGCCCCTTGTTTCAAGATCGCTTGTACTCCGTTGTTTGCGAATTTTTAAACCCTAGAGCaagtgagaaaatattttttttttgaaaaacctAACCAATGCATTAgacaaattcaattattatgtTAATTATTGTTTCGCAGAAGTCTCCATTggtaaataatataatttgggcaattcaatattttccaaacTTATAAtgtatgaatttaaaaaattaagttttcaaaatgtgaatttcTCTATGTGAATAATAAGGCTTACCGATAATAATCCTTTCTTCAAAGACTTTTCATTGAGGCTTTTTCGACGTGCAGGCGGGTCATCACTCCTGGCCTTTAGCACGAATCCCCCACGACTATCATCTACCCGACGATCTCGACGATCAGTCGGTTCAGGGGTGGGCGCCGTCAATGATGCACCATCAGCGCTCCTCAGGGAAGTTAACGAGGCACGAATCTGCTGTTTTGGAGGTTTGTAATGACTGGCAAGACCAAATGGGGCGCTAGTCCGTACCCCATATCCATGTCGCATCCCCCGTAACCACTGACCTTGGTAAGTACCTGCCACAAAAATAATCGAATCATTGAGTTCAGAGATCCTTGGGCCGGTCAAGTAATTATTACTATCCTTTTCCATCGAATGTTCATCAACATTGTTACTCAATTTACGTAAAACTTCTGACTATTACCACCAacgagaacatttttttatgcaaatAGTTTTCATGTTTGTTTATAAGTGATAATTAAAAGGGAGAACGACGAgttgactatgagctgtaCAGAGATCATTTAGATTTGGCACGAAAACTATCTTGGCAGCATAatcgtaattttcattatcctAGATTGACTAACTGTATTATGATATGCAATAAAATGCTAAGGTTCAACGGTCacaaatttcttttcattaaaGATTTGCAGAGACTCCTTAATACGGAAATGCAAATTTTAGAGATGTGTACATAATGTATTGTAATGAttgttagaaaaatatttaagatGGTAAAATATCAAG
Coding sequences within it:
- the LOC135162480 gene encoding junctophilin-1 isoform X1, translated to MQQQQQQQGQTGPTSNGIAGGQVSLGNISPPQVSPATGTTAGINRAQVNGGRFDFDDGGTYCGGWEDGKAHGHGVCTGPKGQGAYSGSWHYGFEVSGVYTWPSGSAYEGQWQNGKRHGLGMEMRGRWLYRGEWTQGYKGRYGVRQSTTSTARYEGTWASGLQDGYGSETYADSGTYQGQWLRGMRHGYGVRTSAPFGLASHYKPPKQQIRASLTSLRSADGASLTAPTPEPTDRRDRRVDDSRGGFVLKARSDDPPARRKSLNEKSLKKGLLSGLKIRKQRSTSDLETRGTGGSIRSNASSASWMSTESSQSQASASVHTDSNASFVIEDEQMDASVTETYLGEWKNDKRTGFGISERSDGLRYEGEWFNNRKYGYGVTTFRDGSKEEGKYKNNVLITSQKKKQLFLMRSAKFRERIEAAVNAAQRSSKMALQKADIAISRTATARGKAELADIAADQARQDSDLAQQTAKQFAPDFRQPGLERLKNREIPKYAPPPQDAMPSKSILSKGNNPPSTNVDQTTPVKSAGIDVNPPPTAQSISQSVNQSIRRASMKPGQNQINNSGLIGQTQITANSVLPSAFNNQPPNHLMNSLPNQYDYSGGVSGDCGTSAASVDSGGGQFGQGYDNNGNSQGGVHNFSHQYPPHYPNTQIPVQSPTRYETMIESTSNQFTSNFYGVSPMVNQYGPPQNSYNLQMYGQSAINQQQMPQQMQQQLQQQMQFQSDQTSVEEQRAPLGASIRRNSRILTQQDRPVTGIGQTLNDRLDHYKRPPSRDSSVDRYRVPTRLIGSRQPSVDKSITSQDGVDRTVRGGSLMRSATPLNGSVFGSGAVTPIYTPPTSSQFDIAFKSRGLGQEVIPSGSQPKRTESLYVTPARTLGISSGSGSGGAGGGGGMRAIPVNSMPLQRKKSLPDVAGPIQLTATSPLSREEVSVLSSMRREEIRRQIDESERLRANPLLYLVSPQVKDWFSRQQLVMLVLFINISLALMFFKLLT
- the LOC135162480 gene encoding junctophilin-1 isoform X2, encoding MQQQQQQQGQTGPTSNGIAGGQVSLGNISPPQVSPATGTTAGINRAQVNGGRFDFDDGGTYCGGWEDGKAHGHGVCTGPKGQGAYSGSWHYGFEVSGVYTWPSGSAYEGQWQNGKRHGLGMEMRGRWLYRGEWTQGYKGRYGVRQSTTSTARYEGTWASGLQDGYGSETYADSGTYQGQWLRGMRHGYGVRTSAPFGLASHYKPPKQQIRASLTSLRSADGASLTAPTPEPTDRRDRRVDDSRGGFVLKARSDDPPARRKSLNEKSLKKGLLSGLKIRKQRSTSDLETRGTGGSIRSNASSASWMSTESSQSQASASVHTDSNASFVIEDEQMDASVTETYLGEWKNDKRTGFGISERSDGLRYEGEWFNNRKYGYGVTTFRDGSKEEGKYKNNVLITSQKKKQLFLMRSAKFRERIEAAVNAAQRSSKMALQKADIAISRTATARGKAELADIAADQARQDSDLAQQTAKQFAPDFRQPGLERLKNREIPKYAPPPQDAMPSKSILSKGNNPPSTNVDQTTPVKSAGIDVNPPPTAQSISQSVNQSIRRASMKPGQNQINNSGLIGQTQITANSVLPSAFNNQPPNHLMNSLPNQYDYSGGVSGDCGTSAASVDSGGGQFGQGYDNNGNSQGGVHNFSHQYPPHYPNTQVSPMVNQYGPPQNSYNLQMYGQSAINQQQMPQQMQQQLQQQMQFQSDQTSVEEQRAPLGASIRRNSRILTQQDRPVTGIGQTLNDRLDHYKRPPSRDSSVDRYRVPTRLIGSRQPSVDKSITSQDGVDRTVRGGSLMRSATPLNGSVFGSGAVTPIYTPPTSSQFDIAFKSRGLGQEVIPSGSQPKRTESLYVTPARTLGISSGSGSGGAGGGGGMRAIPVNSMPLQRKKSLPDVAGPIQLTATSPLSREEVSVLSSMRREEIRRQIDESERLRANPLLYLVSPQVKDWFSRQQLVMLVLFINISLALMFFKLLT
- the LOC135162480 gene encoding uncharacterized protein LOC135162480 isoform X5: MVNQYGPPQNSYNLQMYGQSAINQQQMPQQMQQQLQQQMQFQSDQTSVEEQRAPLGASIRRNSRILTQQDRPVTGIGQTLNDRLDHYKRPPSRDSSVDRYRVPTRLIGSRQPSVDKSITSQDGVDRTVRGGSLMRSATPLNGSVFGSGAVTPIYTPPTSSQFDIAFKSRGLGQEVIPSGSQPKRTESLYVTPARTLGISSGSGSGGAGGGGGMRAIPVNSMPLQRKKSLPDVAGPIQLTATSPLSREEVSVLSSMRREEIRRQIDESERLRANPLLYLVSPQVKDWFSRQQLVMLVLFINISLALMFFKLLT
- the LOC135162480 gene encoding uncharacterized protein LOC135162480 isoform X6, which translates into the protein MFWSEPDEEEEALLCSPALMARRASESWIVAPPVEAIPVNSMPLQRKKSLPDVAGPIQLTATSPLSREEVSVLSSMRREEIRRQIDESERLRANPLLYLVSPQVKDWFSRQQLVMLVLFINISLALMFFKLLT
- the LOC135162480 gene encoding junctophilin-1 isoform X3, with amino-acid sequence MQQQQQQQGQTGPTSNGIAGGQVSLGNISPPQVSPATGTTAGINRAQVNGGRFDFDDGGTYCGGWEDGKAHGHGVCTGPKGQGAYSGSWHYGFEVSGVYTWPSGSAYEGQWQNGKRHGLGMEMRGRWLYRGEWTQGYKGRYGVRQSTTSTARYEGTWASGLQDGYGSETYADSGTYQGQWLRGMRHGYGVRTSAPFGLASHYKPPKQQIRASLTSLRSADGASLTAPTPEPTDRRDRRVDDSRGGFVLKARSDDPPARRKSLNEKSLKKGLLSGLKIRKQRSTSDLETRGTGGSIRSNASSASWMSTESSQSQASASVHTDSNASFVIEDEQMDASVTETYLGEWKNDKRTGFGISERSDGLRYEGEWFNNRKYGYGVTTFRDGSKEEGKYKNNVLITSQKKKQLFLMRSAKFRERIEAAVNAAQRSSKMALQKADIAISRTATARGKAELADIAADQARQDSDLAQQTAKQFAPDFRQPGLERLKNREIPKYAPPPQDAMPSKSILSKGNNPPSTNVDQTTPVKSAGIDVNPPPTAQSISQSVNQSIRRASMKPGQNQINNSGLIGQTQITANSVLPSAFNNQPPNHLMNSLPNQYDYSGGVSGDCGTSAASVDSGGGQFGQGYDNNGNSQGGVHNFSHQYPPHYPNTQIPVQSPTRYETMIESTSNQFTSNFYGVSPMVNQYGPPQNSYNLQMYGQSAINQQQMPQQMQQQLQQQMQFQSDQTSVEEQRAPLGASIRRNSRILTQQDRPVTGIGQTLNDRLDHYKRPPSRDSSVDRYRVPTRLIGSRQPSVDKSITSQDGVDRTVRGGSLMRSATPLNGSVFGSGAVTPIYTPPTSSQFDIAFKSRGLGQEVIPSGSQPKRTESLYVTPARTLGISSGSGSGGAGGGGGMRDTSRTVPAFAATTQGRATL
- the LOC135162480 gene encoding junctophilin-1 isoform X4, translating into MQQQQQQQGQTGPTSNGIAGGQVSLGNISPPQVSPATGTTAGINRAQVNGGRFDFDDGGTYCGGWEDGKAHGHGVCTGPKGQGAYSGSWHYGFEVSGVYTWPSGSAYEGQWQNGKRHGLGMEMRGRWLYRGEWTQGYKGRYGVRQSTTSTARYEGTWASGLQDGYGSETYADSGTYQGQWLRGMRHGYGVRTSAPFGLASHYKPPKQQIRASLTSLRSADGASLTAPTPEPTDRRDRRVDDSRGGFVLKARSDDPPARRKSLNEKSLKKGLLSGLKIRKQRSTSDLETRGTGGSIRSNASSASWMSTESSQSQASASVHTDSNASFVIEDEQMDASVTETYLGEWKNDKRTGFGISERSDGLRYEGEWFNNRKYGYGVTTFRDGSKEEGKYKNNVLITSQKKKQLFLMRSAKFRERIEAAVNAAQRSSKMALQKADIAISRTATARGKAELADIAADQARQDSDLAQQTAKQFAPDFRQPGLERLKNREIPKYAPPPQDAMPSKSILSKGNNPPSTNVDQTTPVKSAGIDVNPPPTAQSISQSVNQSIRRASMKPGQNQINNSGLIGQTQITANSVLPSAFNNQPPNHLMNSLPNQYDYSGGVSGDCGTSAASVDSGGGQFGQGYDNNGNSQGGVHNFSHQYPPHYPNTQIPVQSPTRYETMIESTSNQFTSNFYGQ